From a single Nematostella vectensis chromosome 3, jaNemVect1.1, whole genome shotgun sequence genomic region:
- the LOC116603573 gene encoding serine/threonine-protein phosphatase 6 regulatory ankyrin repeat subunit B isoform X2 — MERLKAPTSSSSSSDDEFDNHPGVKPVKRPMSTGSDYSPLYEAAEKGDVETLSRLIHSGNVNLNGKSGGHGVLRTALHGAAGYGQYQATSLLLKAGADPHCQSDSGRTPLHEACAGGHVDVVQVLLKYMTDTDAVDCHKQTAAHAAAFHGEVDCLRLLIGCGTDMDITDKDGYTVAHLAAIRNHPGIIRCLIEEDADLNSLDRERRTPAHLAAMSGGLETLKVLAHNDLDVNTKDVDGCVPAHCAALHGHLPCMQFLVMAGLTKLEVRDRTGRGLLHMAAIRGSTDCLHWLLERNVNPNMRDGSAITPSHYAASGGYAECIACLLKHEAEIDAPTPQGLTPLVFAKKAGKAIPFEDAVTGKTLCPFCVAKQQQIEYDLAHEPTPVEKSIADAESVIFTPTQVTAPSPENINTTTSSRIVSASAGSTSSKKLSKSSSNLKQKSELPKRDLAAKYFGEHLFSLPEALRTQSPGKNTTKIRGVKKAR; from the exons ATGGAAAGATTGAAAGCTCCTACCTCGTCATCTTCATCAAGCGACGATGAATTTGACAACCACCCTGGTGTTAAACCCGTGAAAAGACCAATGTCAACGGGATCGGACTATTCTCCTCTTTACGAGGCAGCCGAGAAAGGAGACGTTGAGACGCTCTCCCGGCTTATTCACTCAGGAAATGTGAATTTGAACGGGAAGTCAGGTGGGCATGGAGTGCTTCGTACAGCCCTCCACGGGGCGGCCGGCTACGGTCAGTACCAAGCGACTAGCCTATTACTCAAG gCAGGAGCTGATCCACATTGCCAGAGTGACTCTGGGAGGACTCCCCTGCATGAGGCTTGTGCAGGGGGTCATGTGGATGTTGTGCAAGTTCTTTTGAAATACATGACTGACACAGATGCCGTGGATTGCCACAAGCAGACAGCTGCCCATGCCGCTGCTTTTCATGGGGAAGTAGATTGTCTCAGGCTTCTGATTGGTTGCGGCACTGACATGGATATTACTGATAAGGATGGCTATACGGTTGCACATCTGGCAGCTATCAGGAACCACCCAGGGATTATCAG ATGTCTGATTGAAGAAGATGCTGACCTCAACAGCCTAGACAGAGAGAGGCGGACACCAGCACATCTTGCTGCCATGTCTGGAGGCCTTGAAACACTCAAAGTGCTGGCTCATAATGACCTTGATGTCAACACTAAGGATGTTGATGGATGTGTGCCTGCGCACTGTGCCGCATTGCATGGTCATTTGCCCTGTATGCAGTTTCTTGTTATGGCTGGGCTGACAAAGCTAGAAGTCAGGGACAGAACTGGAAGGGGTCTATTGCACATG GCTGCAATACGGGGTTCTACAGACTGTCTACATTGGTTGCTTGAGCGAAATGTGAATCCAAATATGCGAGATG GTTCTGCAATCACCCCGTCACACTATGCCGCCAGTGGAGGTTATGCAGAGTGCATTGCGTGCCTTCTCAAACATGAAGCAGAGATTGATGCACCTACACCACAAGGATTGACTCCACTAGTATTTGCCAAGAAAGCTGGCAAAGCCATCCCATTTGAAGATGCTG TAACAGGCAAGACACTTTGCCCCTTTTGTGTTGCTAAACAACAGCAAATAGAGTATGATCTTGCGCATGAGCCGACGCCTGTTGAGAAGAGTATAGCTGATGCAGAGTCTGTCATCTTTACTCCTACCCAAG TTACTGCACCATCCCCTGAAAATATAAACACGACCACCAG CAGCCGAATCGTGTCTGCTTCAGCTGGGTCCACTAGCAGCAAGAAACTCTCTAAATCTTCAAGCAACTTAAAGCAGAAGTCCGAGTTGCCGAAGCGGGATCTGGCCGCGAAGTATTTTGGTGAACATCTGTTCTCCCTACCAGAGGCGTTAAGAACCCAGTCCCCAGGAAAAAATACCACTAAAATCAGGGGTGTAAAAAAGGCCCGATGA
- the LOC116603573 gene encoding serine/threonine-protein phosphatase 6 regulatory ankyrin repeat subunit B isoform X3 yields MERLKAPTSSSSSSDDEFDNHPGVKPVKRPMSTGSDYSPLYEAAEKGDVETLSRLIHSGNVNLNGKSGGHGVLRTALHGAAGYGQYQATSLLLKAGADPHCQSDSGRTPLHEACAGGHVDVVQVLLKYMTDTDAVDCHKQTAAHAAAFHGEVDCLRLLIGCGTDMDITDKDGYTVAHLAAIRNHPGIIRCLIEEDADLNSLDRERRTPAHLAAMSGGLETLKVLAHNDLDVNTKDVDGCVPAHCAALHGHLPCMQFLVMAGLTKLEVRDRTGRGLLHMAAIRGSTDCLHWLLERNVNPNMRDGSAITPSHYAASGGYAECIACLLKHEAEIDAPTPQGLTPLVFAKKAGKAIPFEDAVTGKTLCPFCVAKQQQIEYDLAHEPTPVEKSIADAESVIFTPTQVTAPSPENINTTTSSRIVSASAGSTSSKKLSKSSSNLKQKSELPKRDLAAKYFGEHLFSLPEALRTQSPGKNTTKIRGVKKAR; encoded by the exons ATGGAAAGATTGAAAGCTCCTACCTCGTCATCTTCATCAAGCGACGATGAATTTGACAACCACCCTGGTGTTAAACCCGTGAAAAGACCAATGTCAACGGGATCGGACTATTCTCCTCTTTACGAGGCAGCCGAGAAAGGAGACGTTGAGACGCTCTCCCGGCTTATTCACTCAGGAAATGTGAATTTGAACGGGAAGTCAGGTGGGCATGGAGTGCTTCGTACAGCCCTCCACGGGGCGGCCGGCTACGGTCAGTACCAAGCGACTAGCCTATTACTCAAG gCAGGAGCTGATCCACATTGCCAGAGTGACTCTGGGAGGACTCCCCTGCATGAGGCTTGTGCAGGGGGTCATGTGGATGTTGTGCAAGTTCTTTTGAAATACATGACTGACACAGATGCCGTGGATTGCCACAAGCAGACAGCTGCCCATGCCGCTGCTTTTCATGGGGAAGTAGATTGTCTCAGGCTTCTGATTGGTTGCGGCACTGACATGGATATTACTGATAAGGATGGCTATACGGTTGCACATCTGGCAGCTATCAGGAACCACCCAGGGATTATCAG ATGTCTGATTGAAGAAGATGCTGACCTCAACAGCCTAGACAGAGAGAGGCGGACACCAGCACATCTTGCTGCCATGTCTGGAGGCCTTGAAACACTCAAAGTGCTGGCTCATAATGACCTTGATGTCAACACTAAGGATGTTGATGGATGTGTGCCTGCGCACTGTGCCGCATTGCATGGTCATTTGCCCTGTATGCAGTTTCTTGTTATGGCTGGGCTGACAAAGCTAGAAGTCAGGGACAGAACTGGAAGGGGTCTATTGCACATG GCTGCAATACGGGGTTCTACAGACTGTCTACATTGGTTGCTTGAGCGAAATGTGAATCCAAATATGCGAGATG GTTCTGCAATCACCCCGTCACACTATGCCGCCAGTGGAGGTTATGCAGAGTGCATTGCGTGCCTTCTCAAACATGAAGCAGAGATTGATGCACCTACACCACAAGGATTGACTCCACTAGTATTTGCCAAGAAAGCTGGCAAAGCCATCCCATTTGAAGATGCTG TAACAGGCAAGACACTTTGCCCCTTTTGTGTTGCTAAACAACAGCAAATAGAGTATGATCTTGCGCATGAGCCGACGCCTGTTGAGAAGAGTATAGCTGATGCAGAGTCTGTCATCTTTACTCCTACCCAAGTTACTGCACCATCCCCTGAAA ATATAAACACGACCACCAG CAGCCGAATCGTGTCTGCTTCAGCTGGGTCCACTAGCAGCAAGAAACTCTCTAAATCTTCAAGCAACTTAAAGCAGAAGTCCGAGTTGCCGAAGCGGGATCTGGCCGCGAAGTATTTTGGTGAACATCTGTTCTCCCTACCAGAGGCGTTAAGAACCCAGTCCCCAGGAAAAAATACCACTAAAATCAGGGGTGTAAAAAAGGCCCGATGA
- the LOC116603573 gene encoding serine/threonine-protein phosphatase 6 regulatory ankyrin repeat subunit B isoform X1 has translation MERLKAPTSSSSSSDDEFDNHPGVKPVKRPMSTGSDYSPLYEAAEKGDVETLSRLIHSGNVNLNGKSGGHGVLRTALHGAAGYGQYQATSLLLKAGADPHCQSDSGRTPLHEACAGGHVDVVQVLLKYMTDTDAVDCHKQTAAHAAAFHGEVDCLRLLIGCGTDMDITDKDGYTVAHLAAIRNHPGIIRCLIEEDADLNSLDRERRTPAHLAAMSGGLETLKVLAHNDLDVNTKDVDGCVPAHCAALHGHLPCMQFLVMAGLTKLEVRDRTGRGLLHMAAIRGSTDCLHWLLERNVNPNMRDGSAITPSHYAASGGYAECIACLLKHEAEIDAPTPQGLTPLVFAKKAGKAIPFEDAVTGKTLCPFCVAKQQQIEYDLAHEPTPVEKSIADAESVIFTPTQVTAPSPENINTTTSSRIVSASAGSTSSKKLSKSSSNLKQKSELPKRDLAAKYFGEHLFSLPEALRTQSPGKNTTKIRGVKKAR, from the exons ATGGAAAGATTGAAAGCTCCTACCTCGTCATCTTCATCAAGCGACGATGAATTTGACAACCACCCTGGTGTTAAACCCGTGAAAAGACCAATGTCAACGGGATCGGACTATTCTCCTCTTTACGAGGCAGCCGAGAAAGGAGACGTTGAGACGCTCTCCCGGCTTATTCACTCAGGAAATGTGAATTTGAACGGGAAGTCAGGTGGGCATGGAGTGCTTCGTACAGCCCTCCACGGGGCGGCCGGCTACGGTCAGTACCAAGCGACTAGCCTATTACTCAAG gCAGGAGCTGATCCACATTGCCAGAGTGACTCTGGGAGGACTCCCCTGCATGAGGCTTGTGCAGGGGGTCATGTGGATGTTGTGCAAGTTCTTTTGAAATACATGACTGACACAGATGCCGTGGATTGCCACAAGCAGACAGCTGCCCATGCCGCTGCTTTTCATGGGGAAGTAGATTGTCTCAGGCTTCTGATTGGTTGCGGCACTGACATGGATATTACTGATAAGGATGGCTATACGGTTGCACATCTGGCAGCTATCAGGAACCACCCAGGGATTATCAG ATGTCTGATTGAAGAAGATGCTGACCTCAACAGCCTAGACAGAGAGAGGCGGACACCAGCACATCTTGCTGCCATGTCTGGAGGCCTTGAAACACTCAAAGTGCTGGCTCATAATGACCTTGATGTCAACACTAAGGATGTTGATGGATGTGTGCCTGCGCACTGTGCCGCATTGCATGGTCATTTGCCCTGTATGCAGTTTCTTGTTATGGCTGGGCTGACAAAGCTAGAAGTCAGGGACAGAACTGGAAGGGGTCTATTGCACATG GCTGCAATACGGGGTTCTACAGACTGTCTACATTGGTTGCTTGAGCGAAATGTGAATCCAAATATGCGAGATG GTTCTGCAATCACCCCGTCACACTATGCCGCCAGTGGAGGTTATGCAGAGTGCATTGCGTGCCTTCTCAAACATGAAGCAGAGATTGATGCACCTACACCACAAGGATTGACTCCACTAGTATTTGCCAAGAAAGCTGGCAAAGCCATCCCATTTGAAGATGCTG TAACAGGCAAGACACTTTGCCCCTTTTGTGTTGCTAAACAACAGCAAATAGAGTATGATCTTGCGCATGAGCCGACGCCTGTTGAGAAGAGTATAGCTGATGCAGAGTCTGTCATCTTTACTCCTACCCAAGTTACTGCACCATCCCCTGAAAATATAAACACGACCACCAG CAGCCGAATCGTGTCTGCTTCAGCTGGGTCCACTAGCAGCAAGAAACTCTCTAAATCTTCAAGCAACTTAAAGCAGAAGTCCGAGTTGCCGAAGCGGGATCTGGCCGCGAAGTATTTTGGTGAACATCTGTTCTCCCTACCAGAGGCGTTAAGAACCCAGTCCCCAGGAAAAAATACCACTAAAATCAGGGGTGTAAAAAAGGCCCGATGA
- the LOC116603573 gene encoding serine/threonine-protein phosphatase 6 regulatory ankyrin repeat subunit B isoform X4, translating to MERLKAPTSSSSSSDDEFDNHPGVKPVKRPMSTGSDYSPLYEAAEKGDVETLSRLIHSGNVNLNGKSGGHGVLRTALHGAAGYGQYQATSLLLKAGADPHCQSDSGRTPLHEACAGGHVDVVQVLLKYMTDTDAVDCHKQTAAHAAAFHGEVDCLRLLIGCGTDMDITDKDGYTVAHLAAIRNHPGIIRCLIEEDADLNSLDRERRTPAHLAAMSGGLETLKVLAHNDLDVNTKDVDGCVPAHCAALHGHLPCMQFLVMAGLTKLEVRDRTGRGLLHMAAIRGSTDCLHWLLERNVNPNMRDGSAITPSHYAASGGYAECIACLLKHEAEIDAPTPQGLTPLVFAKKAGKAIPFEDAVTGKTLCPFCVAKQQQIEYDLAHEPTPVEKSIADAESVIFTPTQVTAPSPENINTTTSRIVSASAGSTSSKKLSKSSSNLKQKSELPKRDLAAKYFGEHLFSLPEALRTQSPGKNTTKIRGVKKAR from the exons ATGGAAAGATTGAAAGCTCCTACCTCGTCATCTTCATCAAGCGACGATGAATTTGACAACCACCCTGGTGTTAAACCCGTGAAAAGACCAATGTCAACGGGATCGGACTATTCTCCTCTTTACGAGGCAGCCGAGAAAGGAGACGTTGAGACGCTCTCCCGGCTTATTCACTCAGGAAATGTGAATTTGAACGGGAAGTCAGGTGGGCATGGAGTGCTTCGTACAGCCCTCCACGGGGCGGCCGGCTACGGTCAGTACCAAGCGACTAGCCTATTACTCAAG gCAGGAGCTGATCCACATTGCCAGAGTGACTCTGGGAGGACTCCCCTGCATGAGGCTTGTGCAGGGGGTCATGTGGATGTTGTGCAAGTTCTTTTGAAATACATGACTGACACAGATGCCGTGGATTGCCACAAGCAGACAGCTGCCCATGCCGCTGCTTTTCATGGGGAAGTAGATTGTCTCAGGCTTCTGATTGGTTGCGGCACTGACATGGATATTACTGATAAGGATGGCTATACGGTTGCACATCTGGCAGCTATCAGGAACCACCCAGGGATTATCAG ATGTCTGATTGAAGAAGATGCTGACCTCAACAGCCTAGACAGAGAGAGGCGGACACCAGCACATCTTGCTGCCATGTCTGGAGGCCTTGAAACACTCAAAGTGCTGGCTCATAATGACCTTGATGTCAACACTAAGGATGTTGATGGATGTGTGCCTGCGCACTGTGCCGCATTGCATGGTCATTTGCCCTGTATGCAGTTTCTTGTTATGGCTGGGCTGACAAAGCTAGAAGTCAGGGACAGAACTGGAAGGGGTCTATTGCACATG GCTGCAATACGGGGTTCTACAGACTGTCTACATTGGTTGCTTGAGCGAAATGTGAATCCAAATATGCGAGATG GTTCTGCAATCACCCCGTCACACTATGCCGCCAGTGGAGGTTATGCAGAGTGCATTGCGTGCCTTCTCAAACATGAAGCAGAGATTGATGCACCTACACCACAAGGATTGACTCCACTAGTATTTGCCAAGAAAGCTGGCAAAGCCATCCCATTTGAAGATGCTG TAACAGGCAAGACACTTTGCCCCTTTTGTGTTGCTAAACAACAGCAAATAGAGTATGATCTTGCGCATGAGCCGACGCCTGTTGAGAAGAGTATAGCTGATGCAGAGTCTGTCATCTTTACTCCTACCCAAG TTACTGCACCATCCCCTGAAAATATAAACACGACCACCAG CCGAATCGTGTCTGCTTCAGCTGGGTCCACTAGCAGCAAGAAACTCTCTAAATCTTCAAGCAACTTAAAGCAGAAGTCCGAGTTGCCGAAGCGGGATCTGGCCGCGAAGTATTTTGGTGAACATCTGTTCTCCCTACCAGAGGCGTTAAGAACCCAGTCCCCAGGAAAAAATACCACTAAAATCAGGGGTGTAAAAAAGGCCCGATGA